A region of Immundisolibacter sp. DNA encodes the following proteins:
- a CDS encoding Rieske 2Fe-2S domain-containing protein yields the protein MDARVRELPLRDFSRYIDARPQDGVLRIHLDLFRDPELFELEMRYIYERSWVFVGHAAQIPQPNDFITGVVGRTPIILQRGGDGQVRAFINHCSHRGATVATTQAGNARRHKCPYHGWMFDSTGKCLQVTDEALGGYTDAFRRLSHDLPQVARLEEYRGFFFASLNPDVMPLREYLGDAAVFMDSWIDQSPDGLEVVRGDANFTYGGNWKMVFENCLDIYHAKTLHASFGTMVMNRVKRQGADENRSVDLNNFISAEAEVSYYIFPKGHGGMWLRGAGKREDRPSYAMWQEMAARVGEDKADMMVSGRVVAIFPNILLVESATFQMRLIRPVAVDKTEVYAFCLAPKGEPAAARALRIRQYEDFFSATGVATPDDTTVYERVQQGDQARSIEWNQGYHRGLALLRDGPDEAARRIGIEPLHSISGNIGIQGEAVYLGVYQGWLEQMQRGQAQLAGVQA from the coding sequence ATGGACGCACGTGTTCGCGAACTGCCGCTGCGTGATTTTTCCCGCTACATCGACGCCCGTCCGCAGGACGGCGTGCTGCGCATACACCTGGACCTGTTCCGGGACCCGGAGCTGTTCGAGCTCGAGATGCGCTACATCTACGAGCGCTCATGGGTGTTCGTGGGCCATGCGGCACAGATTCCGCAGCCGAATGATTTCATCACCGGCGTGGTCGGGCGCACGCCGATCATCCTGCAACGCGGCGGCGACGGGCAGGTGCGGGCATTCATCAACCATTGCAGCCACCGCGGCGCCACCGTGGCCACCACCCAGGCCGGCAACGCCCGGCGCCACAAGTGCCCTTACCACGGCTGGATGTTCGACAGCACCGGCAAGTGCCTGCAGGTGACGGACGAGGCGCTCGGCGGCTACACGGATGCCTTTCGCCGGCTCAGCCATGACCTGCCACAGGTGGCGCGCCTCGAGGAGTACCGCGGCTTTTTCTTCGCCAGCCTGAATCCGGACGTGATGCCGCTGCGCGAGTACCTGGGCGACGCGGCGGTGTTCATGGATTCGTGGATCGACCAGTCGCCGGACGGGCTGGAGGTGGTGCGCGGCGACGCCAACTTCACGTATGGCGGCAACTGGAAGATGGTGTTCGAGAACTGTCTGGACATCTACCACGCCAAAACCCTGCACGCGAGCTTCGGCACCATGGTGATGAACCGGGTCAAGCGCCAGGGCGCGGACGAGAACCGCTCGGTGGACCTGAACAATTTCATCAGCGCCGAGGCCGAGGTGTCGTACTACATCTTCCCCAAGGGCCACGGCGGCATGTGGCTGCGCGGCGCCGGCAAGCGCGAGGACCGTCCCAGCTACGCCATGTGGCAGGAAATGGCTGCCCGCGTGGGCGAGGACAAGGCCGACATGATGGTCAGCGGCCGGGTGGTGGCGATCTTCCCGAACATCCTGCTGGTGGAAAGCGCCACCTTCCAGATGCGCCTGATCCGTCCGGTGGCCGTGGACAAGACCGAGGTCTATGCCTTCTGCCTGGCACCCAAGGGCGAGCCGGCTGCGGCGCGCGCGCTGCGCATCCGCCAGTACGAGGATTTTTTCAGCGCCACCGGTGTCGCCACGCCAGACGACACCACCGTCTACGAGCGCGTGCAGCAGGGCGACCAGGCGCGCAGCATCGAGTGGAACCAGGGCTATCACCGGGGCCTCGCGCTCCTGCGCGACGGCCCGGACGAGGCGGCGCGGCGCATCGGCATCGAGCCACTGCATTCCATCAGCGGCAACATCGGCATTCAGGGTGAGGCCGTGTACCTGGGCGTCTACCAGGGCTGGCTGGAGCAGATGCAGCGTGGCCAGGCACAACTTGCCGGGGTGCAGGCATGA
- a CDS encoding aromatic-ring-hydroxylating dioxygenase subunit beta, protein MNRAQLLAAGSELLYREGYYLDRQQWQDWLGLYTQDCELWAPSWIGEHRQITDPQSEISLLYLAGHGRLLERVERIVSGASPASVPLPRTCHQVSNILLLDHEPGRMTLHSAFRVDYFHQKKTGAFFGHYEHRLVADGEAWRIAGKRITLMNDFIPTVLDLYHV, encoded by the coding sequence ATGAACCGGGCGCAACTGCTGGCCGCCGGCAGCGAACTGCTGTACCGCGAGGGTTACTACTTGGATCGCCAGCAGTGGCAGGACTGGCTGGGGCTGTACACCCAGGACTGCGAGCTGTGGGCGCCGTCGTGGATCGGCGAGCACCGGCAGATCACCGATCCCCAATCGGAAATCTCGCTGCTGTACCTGGCCGGTCACGGCCGGCTGCTGGAGCGGGTGGAACGCATCGTGTCGGGGGCCTCGCCGGCCTCGGTGCCGCTGCCGCGCACCTGTCATCAGGTCAGCAACATCCTGCTGCTGGACCATGAGCCAGGCCGCATGACGCTGCACTCGGCGTTTCGGGTCGATTACTTCCACCAGAAGAAAACCGGGGCCTTCTTCGGCCACTACGAGCACCGCCTGGTAGCAGACGGCGAGGCCTGGCGCATCGCCGGCAAGCGCATCACGCTGATGAACGACTTCATCCCGACCGTGCTCGACCTGTACCACGTCTGA